Proteins from one Impatiens glandulifera chromosome 2, dImpGla2.1, whole genome shotgun sequence genomic window:
- the LOC124924617 gene encoding uncharacterized protein LOC124924617, with product MDNTGVEASSAASNSSVSGSNPLKRDSDDVGWNYRNIIDPKDKNRLQCKLCPKLVTSGIYRLKQHIAGVGNNVKACPNASKEAIRICKQDLYKTQVKKKQKYNELVQRRKEVSIESSFYADLDLETQSERGTLDGFLESLETNPKDNSRPSDSSHPSKITKQASLKTLLDKKRVRETHQYVARWLIEAGIPFNATQIKSFSLMTEAIGQFGRGLPTPSRYLLSGPCLTDEVQRIKTALIKHQEEWSITSCSIMIDAWTDRKRISIMNLCVHCREGMSFLSSREDSDSAHTGDYIFEYVDKCIEDIGEDKVVQVVTDNALNNMAAKRLLKVKRPNVFWTSCAAHTMNLMLEGIGKQSKFKKTIDSAKELTIFIYGHHQTLSMMRTYTDNIEIVRPDVTRFASTYLTLDSLLSKKEQLRTMFGSNAFDSLKHSKSVAGKKSYDTVFSQSFWNKVTHILEVFKPLVEVLHIVDGDRPSIPWLYGKLKEVKEDIKSALNGVEGNYKPLLDIIELKGKGRLDNELHVTAYFLNPFYFAKNRAGIGGHGSHTKFSFDPVGWWSNYGGSAKNLQRMAIRILSLTTSSLGCERNWSSFAIVHTKNRNRLTTEKLNDLVYVQFNSKLFYKKKRNDILEASDYNKAQHMMVDGVQDVESDVDEEIDPITGATHMEVGDVVQLREPCEEEEFVSEPEDIDENNDAECRWDED from the exons atGGATAATACTGGTGTCGAAGCATCATCAGCGGCTTCCAACTCAAGTGTGAGTGGTTCTAATCCTTTGAAACGCGATTCTGATGATGTTGGTTGGAACTACAGAAATATTATTGATCCTAAAGACAAGAATAGACTTCAATGCAAGCTTTGCCCCAAACTGGTCACTTCGGGAATTTATCGGCTAAAACAACATATTGCTGGCGTGGGAAACAATGTTAAAGCTTGTCCAAATGCAAGTAAAGAAGCCATAAGGATATGCAAACAGGATCTATATAAGACCCAAgtgaaaaagaaacaaaaatataatgagCTTGTTCAACGTCGAAAAGAAGTTTCTATAGAATCTTCTTTCTATGCAGATTTGGATTTAGAGACGCAATCTGAGAGAGGCACTTTGGATGGTTTCTTGGAGAGTTTGGAGACAAATCCAAAAGATAATTCTAGGCCATCCGACTCTAGTCACCCTTCAAAGATCACAAAACAAGCAAGTTTGAAGACGTTGTTGGATAAAAAGAGAGTGCGTGAAACACATCAATATGTTGCTCGTTGGCTAATTGAAGCTGGTATTCCATTCAATGCTACGCAAATAAAAAGcttttcattaatgactgaAGCTATTGGACAATTTGGAAGAGGATTACCTACCCCTAGTCGGTATCTATTGAGTGGACCATGTTTGACGGACGAGGTTCAGAGGATTAAGACTGCTTTGATAAAACATCAAGAAGAGTGGTCTATTACTAGTTGTTCGATTATGATAGATGCATGGACAGATCGTAAGCGAATAAGTATTATGAACTTATGTGTGCATTGTCGAGAAGGGATGTCTTTCTTATCTTCGAGAGAGGATTCTGATTCAGCACATACTGGAGATTACATATTTGAGTATGTTGATAAATGTATTGAAGATATTGGAGAAGATAAAGTAGTACAAGTTGTGACTGACAATGCTTTAAATAACATGGCAGCAAAACGTCTCCTGAAAGTCAAGAGACCTAATGTATTTTGGACTTCATGTGCCGCACATACCATGAATCTCATGCTAGAGGGGATTGGTAAGCAATCCAAGTTCAAGAAAACAATTGATAGTGCAAAGGAATTAACTATTTTCATCTATGGTCACCATCAAACTCTTAGCATGATGCGTACGTATACCGACAATATTGAGATTGTACGTCCCGACGTAACACGTTTTGCAAGTACGTATCTCACTTTGGATAGTTTGCTTTCAAAAAAGGAACAATTAAGAACTATGTTTGGTTCGAATGCATTTGACTCTTTGAAACATTCTAAGAGTGTTGCCGGAAAAAAATCATATGATACGGTCTTTTCTCAATCATTTTGGAATAAGGTTACTCATATTTTGGAAGTTTTTAAACCATTAGTAGAGGTTCTTCACATTGTTGATGGTGATAGGCCTTCTATTCCATGGTTGTATGGGAAACTAAAAGAGGTCAAAGAAGACATCAAAAGTGCATTGAATGGAGTTGAGGGGAACTATAAACCTTTGTTAGATATCATTGAGCTTAAAGGAAAAGGAAGACTTGACAATGAATTGCACGTAACGGCATATTTTCTTAATCCGTTTTACTTTGCAAAAAATAGAGCCGGCATTGGAGGTCATGGAAGCCATACAAAA TTCTCGTTTGATCCCG ttggATGGTGGAGTAATTATGGAGGGAGTGCTAAGAATTTGCAAAGGATGGCAATTAGGATTCTGTCATTGACTACAAGTTCGTTGGGTTGTGAGCGAAATTGGAGCTCATTCGCTATA GTCCACACAAAAAATCGAAATCGACTTACGACCGAAAAGTTGAATGATTTGGTTTATGTCCAATTTAACTCAAAGTTATTTTATAAGAAGAAAAGGAATGACATCCTAGAAGCTAGTGATTACAACAAAGCTCAACATATGATGGTTGATGGAGTACAAGACGTTGAGTCGGATGTTGATGAGGAGATTGATCCCATTACCGGAGCGACACATATGGAGGTTGGTGACGTTGTCCAATTGAGAGAACCTTgcgaagaagaagaatttgTATCGGAACCAGAAGACAttgatgaaaataatgatgCTGAGTGTAGATGggatgaagattga